A DNA window from Phoenix dactylifera cultivar Barhee BC4 chromosome 13, palm_55x_up_171113_PBpolish2nd_filt_p, whole genome shotgun sequence contains the following coding sequences:
- the LOC120112909 gene encoding uncharacterized protein LOC120112909, which yields MANASDPVPPEKFNGNNFKRWRQKMEIFLTTLGLFSIIFDSPPNEEENEPARTCNLEEFKKKDYLCRGRILSYLTDPLFDVYCTFKTSKEIWDDLNKKYGIQDAGMDKYAASQFLSYKMVDTKPVVDQAHELTVIYHELGLRGMGITESLQVACTIDKLPPSWKDFGLSLKHKTEDMTMKTLLSAIRIQEQHLEKDNEQLMNPELLTKVNFVESQNKTHKFKNSKFEKGGPRNKRKPMKPKHHINKNDRKPICYNCGKLGHMARVCRMKKKKYQNYEHAPSQPANPQTNMVLSSTGPTSTDDRSGAA from the exons ATGGCCAATGCAAGTGACCCGGTTCCTCCTGAAAAATTTAATGGAAATAACTTTAAGCGTTGGAGACAGAAGATGGAAATCTTCTTAACCACACTTGGGTTATTTTCCATAATCTTTGACTCTCCTCCAAATGAGGAAGAGAATGAACCAGCTAGAACTTGTAATTTGGAGgaatttaagaagaaagactacctgtgtaggggaaggattctgtcctatcttactgatcccctttttgatgtctactgcacttttaaaacctccaaggagatttgggatgatCTTAATAAGAAATATGGTATCCAAGATGCCGGAATGGACAAGTATGCTGCTAGTCAATTCCTGTCTTATAAGATGGTTGACACCAAGCCCGTAGTTGACCAAGCCCATGAGTTAACAGTGATTTATCATGAGTTAGGCTTAAGGGGAATGGGAATAACTGAGAGCCTTCAAGTTGCTTGTACCATTGACAAGCTCCCACCTTCTTGGAAAGACTTTGGGTTATCCCTGAAACATAAAACCGAGGATATGACAATGAAAACTCTATTGTCTGCCATTAGGATCCAAGAACAACACCTTGAGAAAGATAATGAGCAACTCATGAATCCTGAGCTTCTAACCAAGGTGAACTTTGTAGAAAGTCAAAATAAGACCCATAAGTTCAAgaactccaaatttgaaaagggtggacctagaaacaaaagaaaacctaTGAAGCCAAAACACCATATCAATAAGAATGATCGGAAGCCGATTTGCTACAATTGTGGGAAACTCGGTCATATGGCTCGAGTAtgccggatgaagaagaagaagtatcagAACTATGAACATGCGCCTTCTCAACCTGCAAATCCACAAACCAACATGGTGCTATCCAGTACTGGTCCTACTAGTACTGATGATCG GTCCGGAGCGGCCTAA
- the LOC103721904 gene encoding calcium-transporting ATPase 1, endoplasmic reticulum-type-like — protein sequence MGKGGQDQGRKVGLERPTSAFPAWARTIQECEAEFGVSASEGLRSGEVLKRREIHGWNELEKHSGPSIWQLVLEQFNDTLVRILLVAAVVSFVLAWYDGEEGGELEITAFVEPLVIFLILIVNAIVGVWQENNAEKALEALKEIQSEHAMVRRNGELIHNLPAKELVPGDIVELRVGDKVPADMRILYLISSTLRVEQGSLTGESAAVNKTNRRVDSEDTDIQGKECMVFAGTTVVNGSCVCLVTQTGMNTEIGKIHSQIHEASQGEDDTPLKKKLNEFGEALTAIIGVICVLVWLINVKYFLTWEYVDGWPRNFKFSFEKCTYYFEIAVALAVAAIPEGLPAVITTCLALGTRKMAQKNALVRKLPSVETLGCTTVICSDKTGTLTTNQMSAVRLLAMGRWTDTIRSFKVDGTTYDPHDGKIHDWPTGNMDANLQMIAKIAAVCNDSSIAHSGNHFVASGMPTEAALKVLVEKMGLPGGFDSSSLESTEILKCCQWWNEVAQRIATLEFDRTRKSMSVIVKSKSGSNSLLVKGAVENLLERSSYIQLLDGSVVLLDESSKGLILTALREMSTDALRCLGFAYKDDLSEFANYDGQDHPAHKLLLDPSNYSSIESDLIFVGLVGLRDPPREEVHKAIEDCRAAGIQVMVITGDNKETAEAICRDIGVFRPDEDISLKSYTGKEFMSHRDKNVLLKQHGGVLFSRAEPRHKQEIVRLLKEDGEVVAMTGDGVNDAPALKLADIGIAMGIAGTEVAKEASDMVLADDNFSTIVAAIGEGRSIYDNMKAFIRYMISSNIGEVASIFLTAALGIPEGLIPVQLLWVNLVTDGPPATALGFNPPDKDIMKKPPRRSDDSLITAWILFRYMVIGLYVGIATVGVFIIWYTHGSFMGIDLSGDGHTLVTYSQLSNWGQCSSWEGFKVTPFTAGARRFTFDTDPCDYFQTGKVKAMTLSLSVLVAIEMFNSLNALSENGSLLSMPPWVNPWLLLAMSVSFGLHFMILYVPFLAQVFGIVPLSFNEWLLVLAVAFPVILIDEVLKLVGRCTSSLGVKRWSEKHKDE from the exons ATGGGGAAAGGAGGGCAGGATCAAGGGAGGAAGGTTGGATTAGAGCGCCCAACCTCCGCCTTCCCGGCCTGGGCGAGAACCATTCAGGAGTGCGAGGCCGAATTCGGGGTCTCCGCCAGCGAGGGCCTCCGATCCGGTGAGGTCTTGAAGCGCCGCGAGATCCATGGCTGGAACGAGCTCGAGAAGCACTCCGGACCCTCGATCTGGCAGCTGGTTCTTGAACAGTTCAATGACACCCTTGTTCGGATCCTCCTCGTGGCCGCCGTGGTCTCGTTCGTCCTCGCTTGGTACGATGGGGAGGAAGGGGGTGAGTTGGAGATCACTGCCTTTGTGGAACCCTTGGTGATCTTTCTTATACTCATTGTGAATGCCATCGTTGGGGTTTGGCAAGAGAATAATGCCGAGAAGGCCCTCGAAGCCCTGAAAGAAATCCAATCCGAACATGCTATGGTTAGGAGGAACGGGGAATTGATTCATAATTTGCCTGCGAAAGAGCTTGTTCCGGGAGATATCGTGGAGCTCAGGGTTGGGGATAAGGTCCCAGCCGATATGAGGATTCTGTATCTGATAAGCTCCACTCTTAGGGTGGAGCAAGGATCTCTGACAGGAGAGAGTGCTGCGGTGAATAAAACCAATCGCCGGGTTGATTCTGAGGACACAGATATCCAAGGGAAAGAGTGCATGGTATTTGCAGGTACCACTGTGGTCAATGGGAGCTGTGTCTGCTTGGTAACCCAGACTGGCATGAACACAGAAATAGGTAAGATTCATTCCCAGATCCATGAAGCTTCCCAGGGTGAAGATGATACACCATTGAAGAAGAAGCTGAATGAATTCGGTGAGGCCCTCACAGCTATAATCGGTGTAATTTGTGTTCTGGTTTGGCTCATCAATGTCAAGTACTTTCTTACTTGGGAATATGTTGATGGCTGGCCGAGGAATTTCAAGTTCTCTTTTGAGAAGTGCACATACTACTTTGAGATTGCCGTGGCTTTGGCTGTTGCTGCGATTCCTGAGGGTTTACCGGCAGTGATTACTACTTGCCTGGCACTAGGCACACGGAAGATGGCGCAGAAGAATGCACTGGTTCGGAAGCTGCCGAGTGTCGAGACTTTAGGATGCACCactgtcatctgttctgataAGACTGGTACACTGACAACCAATCAAATGTCAGCGGTAAGGCTTCTGGCCATGGGGCGATGGACAGATACTATTCGAAGCTTTAAAGTGGATGGTACTACATATGATCCTCATGATGGGAAGATCCATGACTGGCCAACTGGTAACATGGATGCGAATCTCCAAATGATTGCTAAAATAGCTGCTGTTTGCAATGATTCAAGTATTGCACACTCAGGAAATCACTTTGTTGCAAGTGGAATGCCAACGGAGGCGGCTTTGAAG GTTCTGGTTGAGAAAATGGGACTTCCTGGAGGGTTTGATTCTTCATCTTTAGAGTCCACTGAGATATTAA AATGCTGTCAATGGTGGAATGAGGTTGCACAAAGAATTGCAACCCTTGAGTTTGACCGCACTCGAAAATCAATGAGCGTTATTGTGAAATCTAAATCAGGAAGCAATTCCTTACTGGTGAAG GGAGCTGTGGAAAATCTGCTGGAGAGGAGTTCCTACATTCAGTTGCTTGATGGCTCGGTTGTTCTGTTGGATGAAAGTTCAAAAGGTCTTATTTTGACAGCTCTTCGTGAAATGTCAACCGATGCTTTGCGTTGTTTGGGTTTTGCGTACAAGGATGATCTATCAGAATTTGCAAACTATGATGGTCAAGACCATCCAGCTCACAAGCTTCTGCTTGACCCATCTAACTATTCTTCAATTGAAAGTGATCTCATTTTTGTTGGTCTGGTTGGGCTGAGG GATCCTCCACGGGAAGAGGTCCACAAAGCAATTGAGGACTGTAGAGCAGCTGGCATTCAAGTCATGGTGATTACAGGAGATAACAAAGAAACTGCAGAAGCAATTTGCCGTGACATAGGTGTCTTCAGACCTGATGAAGACATAAGTTTGAAAAGTTACACAGGGAAAGAATTTATGTCTCACCGTGATAAAAATGTCCTTCTAAAACAACATGGTGGTGTTCTCTTCTCTAGGGCCGAACCAAGGCATAAACAAGAGATTGTCAGATTGCTGAAAGAAGATGGCGAGGTGGTCGCAATGACAGGTGACGGGGTGAATGACGCCCCTGCTCTGAAATTGGCTGATATTGGTATTGCAATGGGCATTGCTGGAACTGAG GTTGCTAAGGAAGCTTCAGACATGGTGTTAGCAGATGATAATTTCAGTACAATAGTTGCTGCTATTGGTGAAGGAAGATCAATTTACGACAACATGAAGGCTTTTATAAG ATACATGATCTCCTCAAATATTGGTGAAGTTGCCTCTATATTTCTAACAGCAGCTTTAGGTATTCCTGAAGGGCTTATACCAGTTCAGCTTTTATGGGTCAATCTTGTCACAGATGGCCCTCCTGCAACAGCTTTGGGATTTAATCCACCAGATAAGGATATTATGAAGAAACCTCCTCGAAGGAGCGATGACTCATTGATCACTGCATGGATTCTATTCCGATATATG GTCATCGGGCTCTATGTGGGGATTGCAACTGTTGGTGTTTTCATCATATGGTATACACATGGTTCATTCATGGGAATTGACTTGAGTGGTGATGGGCATACTCTTGTCACGTATTCTCAGCTCTCCAACTGGGGCCAGTGCTCCTCGTGGGAGGGCTTCAAGGTCACCCCATTTACCGCTGGAGCACGTCGTTTTACCTTTGATACTGACCCCTGTGACTATTTCCAGACTGGTAAAGTGAAGGCAATGACCCTCTCTCTTTCTGTCCTGGTGGCTATCGAGATGTTCAATTCACTGAATGCTCTCTCTGAAAATGGGAGCCTCCTGAGCATGCCTCCTTGGGTCAACCCATGGCTTCTTTTGGCCATGTCTGTCTCGTTTGGTCTGCACTTCATGATTTTATATGTACCATTCCTTGCTCAGGTGTTTGGAATTGTACCTCTCAGTTTCAATGAATGGCTTTTGGTGTTGGCGGTTGCTTTCCCAGTAATCCTTATTGATGAGGTTCTTAAGCTTGTTGGGCGGTGCACAAGCTCTTTGGGTGTCAAAAGATGGTCGGAGAAGCACAAGGATGAGTAA
- the LOC103721903 gene encoding receptor-like protein kinase HERK 1, which produces MMGIGKLGLGFCIFVILSILRASGAFTPEDNYLIDCGSPENTTIGTRTFIADTFVSSTMTAPGSILANTSSKSVSSFDSSALYQTARILTRSSSYSFSIQKHGRHFIRLYFFPFVFQSYNLSAANFTVSTDDVVLLHNFQPPGNSSPVFREFLVNINRDKLILSFAPSGNPALAFINAIEVVSVPDYLINDTAQTVHPLGEYEGLSGQALETVYRINMGGPKVTSENDTLWRTWVNDQSFLLNKNLARAVNYSGTINYLQGGATPETAPNIVYSTATELAASSNTSAAVFNMTWQFNVDANSFYFIRLHFCDIVSKALENLYFDVYINGWLVVQDLDLSQLSIQTLAAPVFMDFVLAASDASSKLRISIGPSNLPNVLPDGILNGLEIMKMNISTSSVIVIAPPGSKKNFGVILGSVLGAVAVVIAAFVLLVVLQRRKMARKHHSKTWMPFSVNGLTSHSTGSRTSNGTAATSGQNASLGYRFSLAVLQEATNNFDENWVIGVGGFGKVYKGMLRDETKVAVKRGNPKSQQGLNEFRTEIELLSRLRHRHLVSLIGYCDEWNEMILVYEYMEKGTLKSHLYGSDLPSLSWKQRLEICIGSARGLHYLHTGFAKAIIHRDVKSANILLDENLMAKVADFGLSKTGPDLDKTHVSTAVKGSFGYLDPEYFRRQQLTEKSDVYSFGVVLLEVLCARPVIDPTLPRDMVNLAEWAMNWQKGGELKQIVDPRIAGTVRSDSLRKFGEIVEKCLADYGVERPPMGDVLWNLEYVLHLQEADLGISEVNSINSINRIAGLSSRIQNMGNLDGATVGEVPTSSSNNLSDDSMSGVFSQLIKAEGR; this is translated from the coding sequence ATGATGGGGATTGGAAAACTTGGATTAGGCTTCTGTATCTTTGTGATCTTATCTATTCTTCGTGCTTCTGGAGCATTTACCCCCGAAGACAACTACTTGATTGACTGTGGTTCTCCAGAGAACACGACCATTGGCACGAGAACTTTCATCGCTGATACGTTCGTTTCTTCTACCATGACAGCTCCTGGTAGCATCTTAGCCAATACCTCATCGAAGTCGGTCTCATCTTTTGACAGCTCGGCCCTCTACCAGACTGCACGGATCCTTACCAGATCCTCCTCCTACTCTTTCTCGATCCAGAAGCATGGCAGGCACTTCATCCGCCTCTACTTCTTCCCTTTCGTGTTTCAAAGCTACAATCTCAGTGCTGCAAACTTCACCGTCTCGACTGATGATGTCGTCCTCCTCCATAATTTCCAACCGCCGGGGAATTCTTCTCCAGTGTTCAGGGAATTCTTGGTAAACATAAATCGCGACAAACTCATTCTTTCGTTCGCACCCTCAGGGAACCCAGCCCTTGCATTCATAAACGCTATAGAAGTTGTTTCGGTTCCTGATTATCTGATAAATGATACTGCCCAGACTGTTCATCCTCTCGGGGAATATGAAGGTTTGTCAGGGCAGGCATTGGAGACTGTTTATAGGATCAATATGGGCGGCCCCAAGGTTACCTCGGAAAATGATACTCTATGGAGAACTTGGGTTAATGATCAAAGCTTCCTACTTAATAAGAATCTTGCCAGAGCGGTTAATTACTCTGGAACGATTAATTATCTGCAAGGAGGAGCCACCCCAGAGACTGCCCCAAATATTGTCTATAGCACAGCAACGGAGTTGGCAGCATCATCGAATACTTCTGCTGCAGTTTTTAACATGACATGGCAGTTCAACGTGGATGCAAATTCTTTCTACTTTATACGGCttcatttctgtgatatagtTAGCAAAGCACTCGAAAATCTCTACTTTGATGTTTACATTAATGGCTGGTTAGTGGTTCAAGATCTTGATCTTAGCCAACTTTCAATCCAAACATTGGCTGCACCTGTTTTTATGGATTTTGTTTTGGCGGCTAGTGATGCATCCAGTAAGCTTCGTATCAGTATTGGCCCTTCAAACTTGCCTAATGTTTTGCCTGATGGCATTCTGAATGGGCTTGAGATTATGAAGATGAACATTTCCACCAGTTCCGTTATTGTTATTGCACCACctggttcaaagaaaaattttggtGTGATATTGGGCTCAGTCCTTGGAGCAGTCGCTGTGGTGATTGCTGCTTTTGTTCTCTTGGTGGTGCTTCAGAGAAGGAAAATGGCAAGGAAGCACCATTCGAAGACTTGGATGCCTTTCTCTGTCAATGGACTGACTTCACACAGCACAGGGAGTAGAACTTCTAATGGCACTGCTGCTACATCTGGACAAAATGCAAGCCTTGGTTACCGGTTCTCCTTAGCTGTGCTGCAAGAAGCAACAAACAACTTTGATGAGAATTGGGTGATTGGAGTAGGAGGTTTTGGGAAGGTCTACAAGGGGATGCTGAGAGATGAGACCAAGGTTGCAGTTAAGAGGGGTAATCCAAAATCCCAACAAGGCCTCAATGAGTTCCGAACAGAAATTGAGTTGCTATCACGTCTGCGCCACCGTCATCTGGTTTCTCTTATTGGGTACTGTGATGAGTGGAATGAGATGATTCTTGTTTATGAGTACATGGAGAAAGGGACACTCAAGAGCCATCTCTATGGCTCTGACCTTCCTAGTCTTAGTTGGAAACAGAGGCTGGAAATTTGTATCGGATCAGCCAGAGGACTTCACTACCTTCACACTGGTTTTGCCAAGGCTATCATCCACCGTGATGTTAAATCCGCAAATATTCTACTTGACGAGAATCTCATGGCTAAGGTTGCAGATTTTGGGCTCTCAAAGACTGGACCAGATCTGGACAAGACCCATGTGAGTACCGCAGTAAAAGGAAGCTTTGGTTATCTTGATCCAGAGTATTTCCGCAGGCAACAGCTGACAGAGAAGTCAGATGTGTATTCATTTGGAGTCGTTCTGCTTGAAGTGCTCTGTGCAAGACCGGTCATCGATCCCACCCTTCCAAGAGATATGGTGAACTTAGCAGAGTGGGCAATGAATTGGCAGAAAGGAGGAGAGTTGAAGCAGATTGTTGATCCTCGGATTGCAGGAACGGTTAGGTCTGATTCTCTGAGGAAGTTCGGTGAGATAGTCGAGAAATGCCTGGCAGATTATGGTGTGGAGAGGCCCCCAATGGGAGATGTGCTGTGGAATTTGGAATATGTGCTGCATCTCCAAGAGGCAGATTTAGGGATCTCTGAGGTTAATAGCATAAATAGCATCAATCGGATTGCTGGACTTTCTTCACGGATTCAGAACATGGGGAACCTTGATGGTGCAACTGTTGGGGAAGTCCCTACCTCAAGTTCCAATAATCTTTCTGATGACTCTATGAGTGGAGTTTTCTCACAGTTGATCAAGGCTGAAGGGAGATAA